A genomic segment from Anas platyrhynchos isolate ZD024472 breed Pekin duck chromosome 5, IASCAAS_PekinDuck_T2T, whole genome shotgun sequence encodes:
- the LOC101789732 gene encoding acyl-CoA (8-3)-desaturase isoform X2, with translation MKSLIQDAFVAFHVDKLLVNKYLKPLLIGELAPDQPSIEPTKNKMLVKDFRELRASVEKMGLLKPNKLFFFLHLAHILLLDTAAWLVLFYFGTSLMPFIVSLVMLSTSQVQASWLQHDLGHLSVFKKTKWNHLLHKFVMCHLIGASAKWWTLLHSRHHAKPNCFQKDPDIDMHPFLFTLGKKFSVELGIKKKKYMPYNHQHKYFFITLPPLLFPTYFHCHTFYIAYTKRYWVDLAWMLTFYIRFFFTYGSLLEIKSLLAYYFIFRMLESSWFVWVSQMNHIPMDIYYDKNLDWVSTQLQATCNVEQSLFNDWFTGHLNFQIEHHLFPTMPRHNYWKVAPLVKSLCAKHGIEYQCKPLLTAFADIVHSLKNSGELWLDAYLHK, from the exons GATGCGTTTGTAGCATTCCATGTTGACAAGCTGCTGGTGAACAAGTACTTGAAGCCACTGCTGATCGGGGAGCTGGCACCAGATCAACCCAGTATTGAGCCCACAAAAAAT aaaatgcttgtaAAAGACTTCCGTGAATTGCGTGCCAGTGTTGAGAAAATGGGACTTCTGAAGCCAAATAaactcttcttcttcttgcacCTTGCTCACATCCTCCTGTTGGATACTGCTGCTTGGCTCGTTCTCTTCTACTTTGGAACATCCTTAATGCCCTTTATTGTCTCTCTGGTGATGCTGAGCACTTCTCAG gtCCAGGCCTCATGGCTACAACATGATTTAGGACATCTCTCAGTCTTCAAGAAGACAAAGTGGAACCACTTGCTGCATAAGTTTGTCATGTGCCACTTGATT GGAGCATCAGCCAAATGGTGGACTCTTTTGCATTCCCGACACCATGCCAAACCCAACTGCTTCCAGAAAGATCCTGATATTGATATGCACCCGTTCTTGTTTACTTTGGGGAAGAAATTCTCTGTGGAG cttggaatcaaaaagaaaaaatacatgccATATAATCACCAGCACAAATACTTCTTCATTA CTCTTCCTCCACTCCTGTTTCCCACCTACTTCCACTGCCACACATTTTATATCGCATATACCAAGAGGTACTGGGTG GACTTGGCCTGGATGCTGACCTTCTATATCAGATTCTTTTTTACCTATGGATCATTATTAGAAATAAAGAGTCTCCTGGCATATTACTTTATATTCAG gatgctggagagcagctggtTTGTCTGGGTTTCACAGATGAACCATATCCCAATGGATATTTACTACGACAAGAATTTGGACTGGGTGTCTACCcag cTCCAGGCAACATGTAATGTTGAGCAGTCCCTGTTCAATGACTGGTTTACCGGGCATCTGAACTTTCAGATTGAACATCA CCTATTCCCCACAATGCCAAGACACAACTACTGGAAGGTGGCTCCTCTTGTGAAATCCTTGTGTGCCAAGCATGGCATTGAGTACCAATGCAAACCGTTGCTCACCGCCTTTGCAGACATTGTGCA ctCTTTGAAGAATTCGGGAGAGCTCTGGCTTGATGCCTACCTACACAAATAG